In Primulina huaijiensis isolate GDHJ02 unplaced genomic scaffold, ASM1229523v2 scaffold20025, whole genome shotgun sequence, the following are encoded in one genomic region:
- the LOC140966131 gene encoding uncharacterized protein, producing the protein MVKGNNMANPQLNRGVSEDSSSPFFLHNGDHPGLLLVSHQLTGSNYNTWSRSFSMALTAKNKLGFIDGDIIRPHINDMLYGAWNRCNSMVISWILNSVSKEIADSLMYLSTAREVWIDLKERFLESNAPRIFQIKKLLANLHQGSMDVNIYYTKLRILWDELKDYQPVTTCTCGSMKELASYHNQEYVMQFLMGLNESYAQVRAQVLMLDPLPVISKVFALVVQEERQRSIGLNSSKAVVDQPLALASPASVITPTPKKFQNMKGGKRDTLVCSHCDFSGHTVDKCYKLHGYPPGHPKFNQQQQKGRAYVCQAPAPEPKSSSADSLTAGQCRQLIDFLTTKLQTGAGFIPDSQQHQGPIVSCFNGYSSHEDDWDG; encoded by the exons ATGGTGAAAGGCAACAATATGGCTAATCCCCAGCTTAATCGCGGTGTTTCAGAGGATTCGAGTAGCCCATTTTTCCTCCACAATGGAGATCATCCAGGGTTACTGCTTGTTTCTCATCAATTGACAGGTTCGAACTACAATACTTGGAGTCGATCGTTCTCTATGGCACTGACTGCTAAAAATAAGCTAGGATTTATTGATGGAGACATCATTCGGCCACATATTAATGATATGTTGTATGGAGCATGGAATCGATGCAATAGCATGGTCATCTCGTGGATATTGAATTCAGTTAGCAAAGAAATAGCGGATAGCTTAATGTATCTGTCTACTGCTCGTGAAGTTTGGATAGATCTGAAGGAGCGATTCCTTGAAAGCAACGCTCCGCGAATTTTCCAAATTAAGAAGTTGTTGGCTAATTTGCATCAGGGATCTATGGATGTAAACATCTATTATACAAAACTGCGCATCCTTTGGGATGAATTGAAGGATTATCAACCTGTGACAACTTGTACCTGTGGTTCGATGAAGGAATTGGCGTCTTATCACAATCAAGAGTACGTTATGCAATTTCTGATGGGATTAAATGAATCATACGCACAGGTTCGTGCACAGGTACTCATGTTAGATCCGCTTCCTGTGATATCGAAGGTATTTGCCTTAGTTGTTCAAGAAGAAAGGCAACGTTCTATTGGTTTAAATTCCTCCAAAGCAGTGGTAGACCAACCACTGGCTCTTGCATCACCAGCCTCGGTTATTACGCCTACGCCTAAGAAGTTTCAGAATATGAAAGGAGGAAAGCGTGATACATTAGTGTGTTCGCATTGTGATTTCTCTGGGCACACAGTTGATAAGTGCTACAAGCTTCATGGATACCCACCTGGACATCCAAAATTTAATCAGCAACAACAGAAGGGGAGAGCATATGTATGTCAAGCTCCTGCTCCAGAACCAAAAAGTTCTTCAGCCGATTCTCTAACTGCAGGGCAATGTAGGCAGCTCATTGACTTCCTAACCACCAAACTTCAGACTGGAGCTGGATTCATTCCAGATTCACAGCAGCACCAAGGGCCTATTGTATCTTGTTTCAATG GATACTCATCACACGAAGACGATTGGGATGGGTAG
- the LOC140966092 gene encoding uncharacterized protein yields the protein MESCVEEAHKAKAIAEKQFMERDFMAAKNYALKAQKLCPELEGISQMVATFGVYAASVSKINGETDFYSILGMDPSTEKPKLKKRYKKMAILLHPDKNKTIGADGAFRLVSEAWALLSDNVKRNSYDQRRNYFFGYGAGGYDNCSKYPASHGRLDSFWTVCTSCHVQYEYLRKYVNKRLTCKNCRGVFIAVETGLAMANGAFQYSTHSYTPENGYGGHGCAAAFAPTNTGCCAPNGVLGHHTGYKSEYVSNISFQSNSCGNAVGVVDHNGLSTSRVLYQTNGETDKIKANGKRHTLKATCKMGSNGYTGYSEASQSKRGRPAKKRKLDEGITSTNEQERSCPSVAMEAKIDNGNGNLKPASKISTTSETSARRCSAASAFDVRQMLIDKARSVILGKLEEMRLASEAAAALNSAKKAEADKCSDAARINGSIDTARQPELKRSVSMTITVPDSDFHDFDQDRLEECFKPKQIWALYDEEDGMPRLYCLIREVVELNPFKIHISYLNSRSDSEFGSVNWLDSGFTKSCGSFRVSYSEMVEQVNIFSHLLRREKAGRGGCVRIYPRGGDIWAVYRNWSPDWNRTTPHNVRHQYEMVEVIEDYSEDHGVWVTPLVKLDGFKTVYQRNTNSNAVRWIPRREMLRFSHQVPSCSLKVEGMNLPEGCWDLDPAATPDELLQAETEVRNNSNSGSGKTTETPDDQYAVELHGQFAEKFDQRENNVSKMGPMIASESCME from the coding sequence atggaGTCCTGCGTAGAGGAAGCTCACAAAGCTAAAGCGATTGCTGAGAAACAATTTATGGAGAGAGACTTTATGGCTGCAAAAAATTATGCTTTGAAAGCTCAAAAATTGTGCCCTGAGCTGGAGGGTATATCTCAAATGGTGGCTACATTTGGTGTCTATGCTGCATCGGTATCTAAAATTAATGGGGAAACTGATTTCTATTCAATTCTTGGAATGGACCCATCTACCGAGAAGCCCAAGTTAAAGAAAAGGTATAAGAAGATGGCAATACTGCTCCACCCTGATAAGAACAAAACCATTGGAGCTGATGGGGCATTCAGACTTGTCTCTGAAGCATGGGCTCTTTTATCCGATAATGTTAAAAGAAACTCGTATGATCAAAGGAGAAATTACTTTTTTGGGTATGGTGCTGGTGGTTATGACAACTGTTCCAAGTATCCAGCTTCTCATGGCAGACTCGATTCATTTTGGACTGTGTGTACATCCTGTCATGTTCAATACGAATACCTCAGGAAATATGTGAACAAGAGACTTACTTGTAAGAACTGCCGTGGTGTCTTCATTGCTGTTGAAACTGGGCTGGCTATGGCAAATGGTGCTTTCCAATACTCAACTCACTCCTATACGCCTGAGAATGGGTATGGGGGTCATGGTTGTGCTGCAGCATTTGCACCAACAAACACTGGATGCTGTGCACCTAATGGGGTCTTGGGACATCATACTGGATATAAATCTGAGTATGTCTCAAATATATCATTTCAAAGTAACTCATGTGGAAATGCTGTTGGTGTTGTGGATCATAATGGATTATCAACTTCTCGTGTCCTTTATCAAACCAATGGGGAGACAGACAAAATCAAAGCAAATGGAAAACGTCATACGCTAAAGGCTACATGTAAGATGGGCTCTAATGGATATACTGGTTACAGTGAAGCATCACAATCGAAGCGTGGCAGACCTGCAAAGAAGAGAAAACTGGATGAGGGAATCACTTCTACGAATGAGCAGGAAAGATCGTGTCCAAGCGTTGCTATGGAAGCAAAAATAGACAACGGAAATGGAAATTTAAAGCCAGCATCTAAGATTTCCACCACATCTGAGACGTCAGCTAGACGCTGTTCAGCTGCCTCAGCATTTGATGTTAGACAAATGTTAATTGATAAGGCGAGATCAGTAATCCTCGGGAAGCTAGAAGAGATGCGGTTGGCTTCAGAAGCAGCAGCGGCGTTGAACTCCGCAAAGAAAGCCGAAGCTGATAAATGCAGTGATGCCGCAAGAATAAACGGATCAATTGATACTGCACGTCAACCAGAACTGAAGAGATCCGTTTCTATGACAATAACAGTTCCAGATTCTGACTTCCATGATTTTGACCAGGATAGGTTAGAAGAATGTTTTAAACCCAAGCAGATATGGGCACTGTATGATGAGGAAGATGGCATGCCGCGCCTGTATTGTCTAATCCGTGAAGTCGTCGAATTGAATCCATTTAAGATACACATAAGCTACCTGAACTCAAGATCTGATAGTGAATTTGGGTCTGTAAATTGGTTGGATTCTGGGTTTACGAAATCTTGTGGAAGTTTTAGAGTTTCCTATTCTGAAATGGTGGAGCAAGTCAATATATTTTCTCATCTTCTGAGAAGGGAGAAGGCTGGTAGGGGAGGTTGTGTGAGAATCTATCCTAGAGGTGGTGATATTTGGGCAGTATATAGAAATTGGTCGCCAGATTGGAACAGAACAACCCCTCATAATGTAAGGCACCAGTACGAAATGGTAGAGGTTATTGAGGACTACTCTGAAGATCATGGCGTCTGGGTGACTCCACTAGTTAAGCTGGATGGATTCAAGACAGTTTATCAAAGGAATACGAACTCCAATGCGGTTAGGTGGATTCCAAGAAGAGAGATGTTACGGTTTTCACACCAGGTGCCATCATGTTCGCTTAAAGTTGAAGGGATGAACTTACCTGAGGGTTGCTGGGATCTTGACCCTGCAGCAACTCCCGATGAACTTCTTCAAGCAGAAACTGAAGTCCGCAATAATTCAAATTCTGGTTCAGGGAAGACCACTGAGACACCGGATGATCAATATGCTGTGGAACTTCATGGACAGTTTGCAGAGAAGTTTGACCAAAGGGAAAACAATGTGTCAAAAATGGGGCCTATGATTGCAAGCGAATCTTGCATGGAATAG